Proteins encoded in a region of the Populus alba chromosome 13, ASM523922v2, whole genome shotgun sequence genome:
- the LOC118060892 gene encoding ATP-citrate synthase alpha chain protein 2, producing the protein MARKKIREYDSKRLLKEHLKRLSGIDLLIRSAQVTEGTDFTELTNQEPWISSTKLVVKPDMLFGKRGKSGLVALNLDLAQVADFVKARLGVEVEMGGCKAPITTFIVEPFVPHDQEFYFSIVSERLGCTISFSECGGIEIEENWDKVKTIFLPTEKPMTLEACAPLIATLPLEIRGKIGDFIIGVFSVFQDLDFSFLEMNPFTLVNGEPYPLDMRGELDDTAAFKNFKKWGNIEFPLPFGRVLSSTESFIHSLDEKTSASLKFTVLNKKGRIWTMVAGGGASVIYADTVGDLGYASELGNYAEYSGAPNEEEVLQYARVVIDCATADPDGRKRALLIGGGIANFTDVAATFNGIIRALREKESKLKAARMHLYVRRGGPNYQTGLAKMRTLGEELGVPLEVYGPEATMTSICKQAIDCIMSAA; encoded by the exons ATGGCAAGAAAGAAGATAAGAGAGTATGATTCCAAGAGACTCCTGAAAGAGCACTTGAAACGTCTCTCTGGTATTGATCTCCTGATCCGCTCTGCTCAG GTGACAGAAGGTACAGATTTCACGGAGTTAACGAACCAGGAGCCATGGATTTCATCTACAAAATTGGTTGTGAAGCCCGACATGCTATTCGGAAAGCGTGGGAAGAGTGGTTTGGTAGCTCTGAATTTAGATCTAGCTCAAGTTGCTGACTTTGTGAAGGCACGCCTTGGCGTTGAG gttgagatgggtGGCTGTAAGGCACCAATAACTACCTTTATAGTCGAACCATTTGTTCCACATGACCAAGAGTTTTACTTTTCAATTGTCTCTGAGAGACTCGGCTGCACCATTAGCTTTTCAGAATGTGGAGGTATTGAAATTGAGGAGAACTGGGATAAG GTTAAGACCATATTCCTCCCTACTGAAAAGCCAATGACACTGGAAGCATGTGCTCCTTTGATTGCTACACTTCCTCTGGAG ATTCGAGGAAAAATTGGTGATTTCATCATCGGTGTCTTTTCTGTGTTTCAAG ACCTGGACTTCAGTTTTCTAGAGATGAATCCATTTACACTGGTGAATGGGGAGCCATATCCACTGGATATGAGAGGAGAGTTGGACGACACTGCTGCTTTTAAGAACTTCAAGAA GTGGGGTAACATAGAGTTTCCTCTGCCTTTTGGAAGAGTTCTGAGTTCTACAGAAAGCTTCATCCACTCACTGGATGAAAAG ACAAGTGCATCTTTGAAATTCACtgttttgaacaaaaaaggAAGAATCTGGACGATGGTAGCTGGAGGTGGTGCCAGTGTCATATATGCCGATACT GTTGGAGATTTGGGCTATGCATCAGAGCTTGGAAACTATGCAGAGTATAGTGGAGCTCCAAACGAGGAGGAGGTCTTGCAATATGCAAGAGTTGTCATTGAT TGTGCAACTGCTGATCCTGATGGTCGCAAAAGAGCCCTTCTCATTGGAGGAGGCATTGCGAACTTCACTGATGTTGCTGCTACTTTCAATGGTATCATTCGAGCATTGAGGGAGAAG GAATCCAAGTTAAAGGCAGCAAGAATGCACCTCTATGTCCGAAGAGGTGGTCCAAACTATCAGACTGGTTTGGCCAAGATGCGCACTCTGGGAGAGGAATTGGGAGTACCTCTTGAG gTTTATGGACCCGAGGCCACAATGACAAGCATCTGCAAGCAAGCCATTGATTGCATCATGTCTGCGGCATAG